The Archocentrus centrarchus isolate MPI-CPG fArcCen1 chromosome 18 unlocalized genomic scaffold, fArcCen1 scaffold_23_ctg1, whole genome shotgun sequence genome contains a region encoding:
- the LOC115775052 gene encoding ADAMTS-like protein 1: protein MLQREELHDWEYEGFTECSESCGGGVQEAVVICLNKQTREAVDQSLCVSSRRPPQLLQDCKTQPCPPRWETGEWSSCSATCGVGLMIRTVACTHRPSRDSNRTLVLRYEDCQNPKPSPVQACNRFDCPPMWDPRDWGQCSQSCGGGIQRREVLCKQRLADGSVLELPDTFCPSKSPTNQQPCGMQDCPPQWATTNWSQCSVTCGSGIQTLQVICRKKEENGRYLTVDPKNCSLSARPIRIQPCSLRLCENSIKPDATILAQRKVYIQWRKGKKVHLVVGGYAYVLPWTTVVLRCPTRHFRKGHVHWLKEGKPLVNLPHLSITSLGYVKIHQVHASDAGIYTCVAGEAQEHLVLQIIGSKQKLSVPESLLGRQKVRRPDVTSAQERFQELPISLNRYDTIIEHLLKLKDSIQNEKYIADKPPASEKNSSTLEDEESEIYIPEVLIADTRSLDEIMHNFPEGLGGPREEQLIAQLLSELTMTQGETNESTLHPPESAESSTQEPLHYKPNIKAHTARARNPLIIQRSKKVGVGSQSEMIVYVGMPVLLPKPVATLVLKCEAVGNPDPSVTWTKNGKELRYTSRVGLLPTGSLRIHYPSRGDEGLYTCTASNRFGRTSLSSWLRITGGKGRSCVQGNSVGANACSERSNGSQSAEVCQGRACPFRWRVDAWSPCSATCGGGAQTRGVRCMKGPEGRSEEVESQNCLGTGRKPSDTRLCNLLPCARWATTSWGPCHGRCVGPSLATQHRHIYCQDPNGSRVPYRMCTGLQRPNSLKNCSTDACTLHWRVGPWTQCTATCGRHGFQSRHVTCMHLRTAKAFRDGHCMWSPRPPSWQRCNILSCSRAGECRDSTRYCEKVQQLELCPLPQFKSRCCYSCRNT, encoded by the exons ATGCTGCAAAGAGAGGAACTGCACGATTGGGAGTACGAGGGCTTTACTGAGTGCTCAGAGAGTTGTGGGGGAG GTGTCCAGGAGGCTGTGGTTATCTGCCTGAACAAGCAGACTAGAGAAGCAGTGGACCAAAGCCTGTGTGTGAGCTCTCGGCGACCCCCTCAACTCCTCCAGGACTGCAAAACTCAGCCCTGCCCACCCAG GTGGGAAACAGGAGAGTGGAGTTCATGCTCAGCCACATGTGGGGTAGGTCTGATGATTCGCACTGTGGCGTGTACCCACCGGCCCTCTCGTGACAGCAATCGCACTTTAGTTTTGAGGTATGAAGACTGTCAGAACCCCAAGCCCAGTCCTGTCCAAGCCTGCAACCGCTTTGACTGCCCTCCTATGTGGGACCCACGTGACTGGGGACAG TGCTCCCAGAGTTGTGGTGGTGGGATTCAGAGGAGGGAGGTACTATGCAAGCAACGGTTGGCTGATGGCAGTGTCCTGGAACTGCCTGACACCTTTTGCCCTTCCAAGAGTCCTACAAACCAGCAGCCCTGTGGCATGCAGGACTGCCCGCCTCAATGGGCCACAACTAACTGGTCCCAG TGTTCAGTGACATGTGGAAGTGGCATTCAGACTCTGCAAGTCATTTGCAGGAAGAAAGAGGAGAATGGAAGGTATTTGACAGTAGACCCTAAGAACTGTTCCCTGTCAGCTCGCCCCATCAGAATCCAGCCATGCTCCCTCAGGCTCTGTGAAA ACTCTATCAAGCCTGATGCCACCATACTGGCTCAGAGGAAAGTTTATATCCAGTGGAGGAAGGGCAAAAAGGTACACCTGGTCGTTGGTGGTTATGCGTATGTCCTGCCTTGGACAACTGTGGTCCTTCGCTGCCCAACCCGCCACTTCCGCAAGGGCCATGTCCACTGGCTTAAGGAAGGGAAGCCCCTGGTCAACCTTCCACACCTCTCCATAACGTCACTAGGATATGTGAAGATTCATCAGGTTCATGCATCTGATGCTGGGATATATACATGTGTCGCAGGTGAGGCACAAGAACATTTAGTTCTACAGATCATCGGCAGCAAGCAAAAACTGTCTGTTCCAGAGTCACTGCTTGGACGCCAAAAGGTTCGGCGACCAGATGTGACCTCAGCCCAAGAAAGATTTCAGGAGCTACCCATCTCCCTCAACCGATATGACACAATTATTGAGCATTTGTTGAAACTTAAAGACTCCATCCAAAATGAGAAATACATTGCTGACAAACCACCTGCTAGTGAAAAGAATAGTTCGACCCTAGAGGATGAAGAGTCAGAGATTTACATCCCAGAGGTCCTCATTGCCGACACCCGCAGTCTAGATGAGATCATGCACAATTTTCCTGAGGGCCTCGGAGGACCACGGGAGGAACAACTTATCGCACAGTTGCTCAGTGAACTCACCATGACACAGGGTGAAACCAATGAGTCGACGCTTCACCCTCCAGAAAGTGCTGAATCTTCCACGCAAGAGCCACTCCATTATAAACCAAATATTAAAGCCCACACTGCCAGAGCAAGAAACCCGTTGATAATCCAACGATCGAAAAAGGTTGGAGTGGGGTCCCAATCTGAAATGATAGTTTATGTGGGAATGCCCGTTTTACTGCCCAAACCAGTTGCTACTTTAGTGCTGAAGTGTGAGGCAGTAGGAAACCCTGACCCATCTGTGACATGGACAAAGAATGGGAAAGAGTTGCGCTACACTAGCAG AGTAGGCCTGTTGCCTACGGGATCACTGAGGATCCATTATCCAAGCAGAGGGGATGAGGGTTTGTACACCTGCACTGCCAGTAACCGTTTTGGAAGGACATCTCTTTCATCTTGGCTGCGGATTACTG gtGGTAAAGGAAGAAGCTGTGTCCAAGGAAACAGTGTGGGCGCAAATGCTTGTTCTGAGAGGAGTAACGGCAGTCAGTCAGCTGAGGTGTGCCAAGGACGAGCCTGCCCTTTCAG gTGGCGAGTGGATGCTTGGTCCCCATGCTCAGCCACTTGCGGGGGCGGAGCCCAGACCAGAGGTGTCCGCTGCATGAAGGGTCCTGAGGGCAGGTCAGAAGAGGTAGAGAGTCAGAATTGCCTGGGAACAGGGAGGAAACCCTCTGATACAAGGCTATGCAACCTTCTTCCCTGTGCAAGATGGGCCACGACCTCCTGGGGGCCG TGTCATGGCAGGTGTGTGGGCCCCAGTTTGGCCACGCAGCACCGCCACATCTACTGCCAAGACCCAAATGGTAGCAGAGTCCCCTACAGGATGTGCACTGGGCTCCAGAG GCCGAACTCCTTGAAGAACTGCTCCACTGATGCTTGCACACTTCACTGGCGCGTGGGGCCTTGGACGCAGTGCACTGCCACGTGTGGACGGCACGGTTTCCAGTCACGCCACGTGACCTGCATGCACCTTCGGACCGCCAAGGCCTTTCGAGACGGTCACTGCATGTGGAGCCCTCGGCCTCCCAGCTGGCAGCGATGCAATATTTTATCCTGCAGCAGAG CAGGAGAGTGCCGAGACAGTACGAGGTACTGTGAGAAGGTGCAGCAGCTGGAGCTCTGCCCGCTCCCCCAGTTTAAGAGCCGCTGCTGTTACTCCTGCCGAAACACCTGA